Genomic window (Actinomycetota bacterium):
GCGCAGATTGCCCGCAGCCCCGGCCGGCCTCCCGAGCTCCTGGACCGGTGGCTGGTGGCGAACACCATCCACGCCATCGATCTCCTCCGGTATGCCGGTGGCCCGTTCGGGGCCGTCCACGCCGTCCGACGGGCCTCTGGCGAGGGGGCCAGCGACAGCTTCTGCGCGCTGGTGGAGTTCGAGAGCGGAGCGCTGGGCCAGTTCTCCTCGCACTGGCGGTCCCCGGGGAAGTGGCGCTTGCAGCTCGACGGAACCGGGATCCAGGCGGTGCTGGAGCCGTTCGAGCGCGGATCGCTGCGGCTCGAGGACGGGCGCACCGAGCCGCTGCTGCGCGACCCCGTCGACGTCGAGTTCAAGCCCGGCTTCTACGCGCAGGATCGGGCCTTCGTGGAGGCCGTCGGCAGGAAGGAAGGTCTGTCCGACCCCGCCTCCGACCTGGCCGACGCCGTGCAGAGCATGCGCCTGGCCGAGGCCATCGCCGGGCTGGAGGTGCGGGTCCCATGACCGCGGACCGCGGCACCAGCACCCCGACGCCGCTGTTCATCTGCGGCTACCAGAAGTCCGGCACATCGCTGGCCGCCGCCCTCATGGACGGGCATCCCCGGGTCTGCGTCTTCCCGGAGGAGACCTCCATCCTGCGGTGGATGGCCGGGCGAGAGTTCGCCTCCCGGCAGGACGCGCTGCGGTTCCTGCTGGAACGGACCCACGTGGAGCGGCTCGGCCACGTCCTGGACGAGGGCGGTCCCGAGGGGAACCGGGACTTCCGGGACTTCGACCACCCCCGGTTCCGCCGCGAGCTGGAGGAGCGGTTCCTGGCCGGGGACGGCTCCGCGAGGTCCCTGCTGGACGCGGTCATGGTGGCATTCGCCGATGCCTCGGGCCAGGCCGGGCGGGAGTACTGGGTCGAGAAGACCCCCCGCAACGAGTACTACCTCGACACCATCGACCGCTGGTATCCGGGGGCCCGGGCCCTGTTCATGGTCCGCGACCCCCGGGATGTATACGTGTCCTACTCGCGCAACCGAGAGCTGGGCGGCGCGACGCTCGGGCTGGGCAACTTCGTGGCGACGTGGGGCCTGTCGGTGTGGAACTGGAAGCGGCAGCCCGCCGGCGACCGCCGGCTCCTGCTCCGGTACGAGGACCTCCTGCGCGACCCCGAGGCGGAGCTCCTGCGGGTCTGCACGTGGCTCGGCATCGAGTTCTCCGACGACGTGACCCGCCCGACCAAGCTGGGCAAGGCGTGGTACGGGAACTCCATGTTCGACCAGCAGTTCGAGGGGATCAGCACCCGGCCCATCGGACGGTGGCGGGACACCCTCGACCGACAGGACCTCGAGGTCA
Coding sequences:
- a CDS encoding sulfotransferase; the protein is MTADRGTSTPTPLFICGYQKSGTSLAAALMDGHPRVCVFPEETSILRWMAGREFASRQDALRFLLERTHVERLGHVLDEGGPEGNRDFRDFDHPRFRRELEERFLAGDGSARSLLDAVMVAFADASGQAGREYWVEKTPRNEYYLDTIDRWYPGARALFMVRDPRDVYVSYSRNRELGGATLGLGNFVATWGLSVWNWKRQPAGDRRLLLRYEDLLRDPEAELLRVCTWLGIEFSDDVTRPTKLGKAWYGNSMFDQQFEGISTRPIGRWRDTLDRQDLEVIEALLGREMQEFGYELSGTRPTAVRKVRSWLRCAPQRRPVAGVLRKLARLPAPARVASP